The genomic DNA CCCCTTGGTACATGCTGCGCAAGACGGTGAACTTGTCGGCGATCGCCGCTTGGCGAGGAAGCAGTTCGGTGAACCGCATCCCGGGTACTTTGGTCGGGATCGTGTTAAACGGGCCACGATATTCGCTGCCCGACAACGGTTTCGGATCGTACGTATCGATATGCGAATTGCCGCCGGGCTGCCAGACCATGATCACGGCGGTCTTTTTGCGATCCTTGCCGTCAGCGGTTTGCGTGGGCAGCGGGCTGGCCGCTTGCAGCCGCATGATCCCGGGCAGGCTCATGCTGGCGAATCCCGCGAGTCCCAACCGCATGAAGCTGCGGCGGCTGCCGGGACCAAAATTCCGTGGGCCACTGCAATGCATTTCGGAAGGCTGTGTTTTTGGATTGCTCATTTGGATTCCACTGGGCTAACACGGATCGAGATCGGTTGAGAGATGACGATATCAGCGATATCTTTGGGCTGCGTCGACTTCTTCGCTTTGGCAAGTTCCGCCACAGCGGCCGCCAACGCGGCGTCGGCCGCTTTCTTTTCCGCTGCCACCGCGTCGGCAAGCTTCTGCGAATCAGCCTTTTGGGCGGCGGACGCGGTTGCGGTTTCGTTGGCCAGACGACCCACTTCGGCTGTCAGGTCCGCGACGGTTTGTTGTGCCTGTGAGTGGGCGGCTTCGGCGGCGATTAATAGATCGGGATTATCGCGGTGTTTGGCGACCGCGCTGCCGTAGAATGCGATCGTGTAGTCTCCCGGCGGCGTTTTCAATTTGGCCAGATCCAGGACCGCTTCGGAGCTGTCTTCGTTCAGTTTGATGTCGAATTTGGGGACACCTTCAAAACCGGCCCCCATCGTTCGCAGGCCCAACACGGTCCCGGAGAATTCGCCGCGGCGAACGTGTTGCAGCGGAATCGTCAGCGTTTCACCCGCCTTGGCTTCCCAAACCTTTTCTTCGGTCGGAGCGATCGTGATTGCGGCAAACTCCGATCCGCCAACCGAGACGGGGATATCGGCCAATAAACGTGGAGCGGGAATTTCGGACCAGGCGTTGGTTACGGGCCACGCGACCGATGCAACGTGGCACGGATGCGTTACCGGTTTGTCCTCAACCGTTGCGGTCGCGGTGAACTTCGCCATCGCCAGGCCACGGGGCGCGTCTTGATGGGCGGTGACCAACATCAGGCCGCGCGCCTTGCCAGCGGGAATCTTCAGTCCGGCAGTGGTGACGCCGTCGGGGAGATTTTCCAATGTCAATTCGATCTCGCCGTTGAATCCGTCGCGTCGCACGGCGACCACTTCCAAGGCCACAGTCGAACCACCGCGGAGCGCTAGCGGTTTGGAGAGTGCGTTGCGATCGCCATTTCGCAGGACCATGTGCAGCGGCCAGGCGACGACAGCGAAATCAGGTTCCGCTTGCCGGATGATCAATCGATAGATGTTGTTGGGATCGTTTCGCGTTCCGCCAAACAGATCGGTGATCTGCAGTCGATACTTTCCATCCTCTTTGATCTCCATCTTGCCAAGGATGTCGGTCGAACCGGCGTTGTAGGGTGGACCGTCGTAGGCGTAGGCGTTGCTGGACCGTTTGATCGGGCTGGCGATATCCGACAGCTCGACCAGATCGACAAGCTTTTCATCGGCCCCTTCGCCGATCACCTGTTGAACGATGATCGATGCATCGGTGGGGCGTCCGAGCCGTTCCGAAGCGACTTCGACCCACCAGACCTCTCCCTTTTTCGCGGTGAATTCGAAGGCATCGACATCAGCGGCTGGGAAGAAGCTGCCTGCGATGTCGCACGGCAACGTGATGTTTTGAACCGTGTCGCGATCGTTGTTCGGTTCGGTTTCCATTGCCGCAGCTTCGGCGGCGAGACCGATGGGCGGCCAAGAAAAACTGCCGACGGCGCGGGTCCCGGGCAAACGCGCGAGTGGCGCGTCGGCGGGAACTTCTTGAACTGCCAGTCGATAGAAGCACTCTGCGCCTCCCTTGAACGTCAGTTCGTGCACTTTGACCATGTAGTCGCCATCGGCTGGGACGGTGTAGTCGAGTGCGCCACCACGCCGTTCGACCAACATGTCGCGTCCCTGGGCGTCCGCCAAGATGAGAACAGGGTTCATTTTTGAATCGATCCCTGGGGCGGCGCAATCGACGATCAAACGCTGCCCTTTCTTCGCCGAGAACGAATAATGGTTCGCCGCGCGGACCGGAAGGGTTGCGTTGCAGATGGTGTTGATTTCGATTGGCATCGCCGTTTCGACCGATGCACTTGGTTTGGACTGCGTGACTTCGGGGAGGTCACCCACGGTGAAGACGCGAGCCGAGGAAACACCCAGACGGGACATCACCCGCGCTGTGTGGATCCCGGTTGGGCAATCCGCGGCGATCGAAACAACAAACTGATTTACAATCGGTTTGCCCGACGCGTCCAGCTTGGGCGTCGCGGTGATCTTCGGGCTGGAGAACAACAATTGTTCGGTGTTCTCGATCGTTTGCCCGGTGATCGCAACGTCGAACTCGCTGCCCACTTGGCCTCCCATCGGCATCGTGGTCAATAGACGCGGCGCGGGCAGGCAGACCGATTGGGCCATCGATGTCGAAGCGACGACGGCGAGCAACGCGGAGGCGATCGCAAATTTCTTCAGCATTTTGTGCTTCCGTTTAGTGGTTGAACAAAAATTCTTTGGTGTTGATCAATGCCCAAACCAGGTCTTGATAATTATCGCGGGCGGCGACTTTGGCGTCGATCGGCTTGCCGGCGGCGTCGACCGAGGGCTGCGCCAGATAGTCTAACGCGACTTGAAGCTCTTCCTCTCGCGGCGGTCGGGCGAAGGCCGCGAGATAGAGTTTGGAGATCTTTTCCGCGTCGGACGTTTCCGCTTTGGACAACTGGTCGGCGCGGCCGTTGGCGGTCGCGAGTTTGCCTTTGATGTCCGCAGCGTTTAACAAATGTAAGCTTTGCGCCAGCGAAGCCGATTGGACGCGTTCGCACTCGCAGACGCTGCTGCTCTCGGGACGACCGAAGACCTTCAGGAATGGAGAGGCCCGGTTGTAGCTGTTGTCAGGCAAAGCGATCGCGCGGGTTCCGGCGGGGAGGTTGGCAAACGAAGTCGTTGCGCCGGTCATTTGGTCGATCGAGTCAAGCATCACTTCGGCTTGCATCCGTCGCGGATAGAAGCGGGAGTAGTTTTGGCGATCGGCGATATTATGTTCATTTGGCGTTGCCGACAATTGATACGCATTGGAACGTGTGATCGTGCGAACCAGTTCTTTTAGGTCGAAGCCACTGCTGAGAAAATGTTCTTCCAACGCCGCCAGCAGTTCCGGATTCGTCGGCGGGTTCGTGTCGCGTATGTCGTCTTCGGGTTCGATCAGGCCGCGTGCGAAGAAGTGCTTCCAATAGCGATTGACCAACGATTTGGCGAAAAATGGATTCTCAGGGCGACTCATCCAATTCGCCAATCGTAGCCGTGGGTCTTCGTCGGCGGGGATCGTTCCGACGTCGTCGCCCAGCGCGGCGGGAGGAACCGTCATACCGGTTTTGATGTTTTTGGATCCGGCGATTCCGCGTTTGTGGAAGATCAGATCCTCGCCACGGGTGTCGGTCGGTTTGCGGCCGACTTGGCTAAAGAAGGCGGCGAGTCCGTAATAGTCGTCTTGGCTCCAACGCTCAAACGGATGGTGATGGCACTGGGCGCATTGCATGCGAACGCCAAGGAATAACTGGGCGACGTCCTCGATCTGTTCTTGAGGTTGTTTGACGCGCTTGTACCAGGCGACCGGTGGGTTGGCGATGATCGTTCCGGTTGCCGCCAACAATTCGCGAGCCAATTGATCGTACGGGGTGTTGGCCAACAAGCTGTCGCGAATCCAGGAATGGAAAGCGAAGTTCGATGTGATGTCGCTCGCATCGTCGCGGCGGTTCTTCAGCAGGGATGTCCATTTGTTCGCGAAGTAGTCAGCGTAATCGGGGCTCCGCAAAAGATCGTCGATCAGTTGATCGCGTTTGTCGGGGGCTTCGTTGGCCAAGAAGGCACGCGATTCTTCGTCGGTCGGTATCCGGCCAGCGATATCCAACGAAACGCGGCGGATGAATGTTGCGTCGTCGCAAACGGGAGATGGTGGAATGCCGAGGGTCTTCAGATTGTCGAAGACGAAGTCGTCGATGAAGTTTCGCGATTCGGGCAGTTGTTCGACGGGAGCCCCAAGTGGGATCGAGCCGTTAAACACAGCGACCTGTCCTTGGTAGCGAACCATCACGGCAACTTTGCCCGGAATCGATTCGGTTCGAACTAACCCGGTCTCGCTGACTTCGGCCATCGCGCGATCGTTGCATTCGTAGACCGCCAGTTCGGTCACATCGCGGCTGCTGCCATCGGAGTAGTGGGCTAGCGATTTGAGTTGTTGTTCCGATTCGGCGGCAACCGTTTCGCGCCCCGGAAGGACTTCGATCGATGTGAGCGTCGGTTCGGCGTCAGTTGAATTGGGCGCGCCCTGGGCGATCCACCGCCGCAGCGTTGCGTAACCTTCGGACTTCGGATCCAAGCGAACGCCACCGCCGTGGGGAACCTCTCCGACGGCTTTGACCAGCAGCAGGCTGCGATCGGGATCGGTGGGGAACAGTCGACGACCGCGTCCTTCGAGCACCAGGTGGTCGTAGTCCTCCTGCGGCTCAAAACCGAACAACGACAACTGGAAGCCATTCTGGCCGCCACCGGCCTTCGCGTGGCAAACGCCGGTATTGCAACCCGACTTGGTTAATACGGGGACGACATCGTTGATGAAACTGACGGTCGGTTCGGATTCAACCGCATGGACGCTCCCGAATAGAAACAGCGGAGCGAGCAGGGCGAAGCCACACCGTGTGACTTGTCGTCGCAAACGATTGAGATCGCGGTGTGTCATGTTATGTCGCAGCTTGAGGTGGGAGTGGTGACGGGGAACCACAAAGGCTGGCAAGGTGGGGGGCGAGCTACGCCTGTTAATCTATCGCTTTCCCATCGCGCTGTCCACGAAGATTTCGGAAATTTGTAAGACAGCTAATGGGCGTGTGCGTTGTCGAGCAGGAAGCAAATGACATGCCATCGGCTTGTCGTTTCGAACAACGTTTCCACACGATCAACGGCTGGTTCGCAAGAATTCTCGCGAAACGTCGATAAATGCCGCGTAATACTCGTCGGGTGGTTGGATACGCTTGGGACTGCATTGCCGTCGTGCAACATGGGCTCGGTGGAAAGGGTGTCGCATTAACTGGCAACTCGAGCACGTTCAGGTGGCAGATTCCCCCGTGATGATCTTAGGAAGTTCGAGTTGTGGAGGGATGAGTCGCGGGTGAGAATTGGCCGGGCACAATCGGATCAAACCGCCCAATCTACGTTTGCTGCGAGGGCTTCACGTAGGAATGCACTGGATCGCGAGAACTGGGCAAATAACATATAACGCTTTCCGGCTTCGCGGTTGCGAGTGCAAGCGTGGCGTGCCTGTGCGAGTCGAGGGGCGGAGCACGAACCGTCGGGCATCAAGCCTTTAGAAACACATTGCGATAACGAGTTGGGATTTGCTCATGAGTGCGGCTGAAAAACTGAGTATTTGTTGCATTGGCGCGGGGTACGTCGGTGGTCCCACGATGGCGATGATCGCCAAACAGTGCCCAGACATCCGTGTGACGGTGGTCGACATCAACCAAGCTCGGATCGATGCATGGAACAGCGATAAGCTGCCGATCTACGAACCCGGTCTGCAAGAGGTGGTTGAAGAGGCGCGGGGCCGCAATCTCTTTTTCTCGACGAACGTTGCCGAAAGTATCCGCGACGCCCAGATGATCTTTATCAGCGTCAACACGCCGACAAAGACCTACGGCATCGGGGCTGGACGGGCTGCGAATCTGGAGTTTGTCGAGCGCTGTGCGCGAATGATCGCCGAGCATTCCGACAGCGGACATAAGATCATTGTCGAAAAATCGACGCTGCCAGTGCGAACCGCCGAAGCGGTTAAGCGGATTCTTGCGTCATCGGCGCGGCCGGGTGTTTCGTTTGATGTGCTCAGCAATCCCGAGTTCCTTGCCGAGGGGACCGCGGTCGAAGATCTATTGGCTCCCGACCGCGTCTTGATCGGTGGTGAATCGCGCGACGCGGTTCAAACTCTTGTCGATGTCTACGGTCGCTGGGTGCCTCGGGCACAGATTCTGACAACCAATCTGTGGAGCAGCGAGTTGTCGAAACTGACCGCCAACGCCTTCTTGGCTCAACGCGTCAGCAGCATCAACGCGATCAGCGCGCTGTGCGAAGCGACCGAAGCGGATGTCGACGAGGTCGCTTCGGCGATCGGCACCGATTCGCGGATCGGTCCCAAGTTCCTGAAGGCCTCCGTCGGCTTTGGCGGCTCCTGCTTCCAAAAGGATATCCTGAACTTGGTTTACCTGTGCGAACACTTTGGCTTGCCCGAAGTCGCTGCGTATTGGGAACAGGTGGTTCAGATGAACGACTACCAAAAGCAGCGGTTCACGCGGCGAATCGTCAAGACGATGTTCAATACCGTCAGCAACAAACGGATCGCTGTCTGGGGATTCGCGTTCAAGAAAGATACCAACGACACGCGCGAGAGTGCGGCGATCTACGTTTGTCGCGACCTGTTGGAAGAGCGAGCTCAGTTGACGATCTACGATCCGAAGGTTGGCCTCGAACAGATCAAAAGTGAATTAGCATACGTGATGCAAAACGATCCGTCGCGCTATGGCGGCGATTTCGAAAAGCTGATCGACGAGAATGTGACCGTTGCCGACAGCGCCTTGGCGGCGGCCGAGGGAGCGCACGGCGTGGCATTGCTGACCGAATGGGACGAGTTCAAAGAGCTCGATTACAAGAAGGTCTACGACGCGATGCAGAAGCCCGCGTTCTTGTTCGACGGCCGGAATCTGTTGCAACACAGCAACCTGACGGAACTCGGTTTTGAAGTCCACGCGATTGGAAAGCTGTGCTAGTGTAGCCACCGTGGGAGGAGCTTCATTTGTCGGGATAGCGGTTAGGTAGCGCGTCGATGGGCGAAACCATCTGCAAATTCGAGGTACCATTCGGTCGCTCGTGCATACCGGCGGATTTGCCTGTGCACAGACACCTATTTACCCTGAATTGCGAGCAATACGGCATGCCTGACATTACGAGGTATGGTATAATAGCCGACTCCAAATTCTTGGCTAATTCCTCGTTCGACGTGAAAGCCCATGGCACTGGCCGCTGATCCTTCGAGCCCTGAGTTTCTCGCCGCTCGGCACGCGGCGATGTGGGCTCAGGACGGTTTTCAAGGAGTTGATGAGACCGATCTGTCGGGGCCCTGTGGGCACGCTTATGGGATTCGCAAAAGTGCTTGGTTGACGACTGCTTTTCGAAACCAATACAGGCCTGAATCGCTGAACGTTCTTCCCCAAGAAGTGATGGAGTGTTTGAAGGATGCGGAGGTCACCAATTGGGTTTTGATGGGGCTGTACGGTTACGTCGGCTACCTGTCGCAACCACGGGCCACCCAAGTTGTCGATGTGATGATCCCCTACAGTCAAAAGAAGAAGGCGATGAAGGCGATCGGTCGACGCTGGCCGACCCTGCAGGTCCGGCAACTTTCACAAGTTGTCCGGTTTCAGGATCCGGCAGAAACTGACCATGAAGGTCAACTGGTACCCGTAATCGATTGGATGCTGCCGTGGAGTCCGTTTCAATCCATGATCTTGAGTGATTGCGTAATTGAAGATCCTAAGTCAAAGCATCGCTATCCCGCGATCGAAGCGGCAATTGTTTCAAAATATGCCGCGCTCGTCTCACCGCATCGCGAGGCGCGTAAGAAACGCCAAGATGCGGTTGATTTTGAAGGTATCGTGGAAACGACACACGCTCGGATCAATATGCTCAAACTGAAAGAACTTGCTGGGCTCGTTTGGGGAGGTGGAGCCGACGAAATTGAAAGATTTGTCAAGCTCGCAATCGATGGTCAAACATTGCCCTACTGACGAATCATAACGTCCCGCGCTTATTGCGTTCTAACATTGCGAATCGACGGGCCCGGATCTTAGTTCCACATCGATTGTCTCGAAACTACGAAACTTATTTGAACGTCTCAAACATCTGCATTGTCGTCGGCACGCGGCCCGAAGCGATCAAGATGGCTCCGGTCTATTTCGCGCTGCAGAAATCGGAGTCGTTGCGTCCGGTGCTCTTATCGACCGGCCAGCACCGCGAGATGCTCGACCAAGCTTTGGCTTCGTTTTCGTTGGCTCCCGACCACGATCTGAATCTGATGCAGCCGGGGCAGACGCTTGCTGACATCACCAGTCGCGTGATCTCGCGCGTCCATGAATACTTGGTCGAATCTCGTCCTGCGGCGGTCTTGGTCCAAGGGGACACGACCACTGTGTTCGCCACCTCGCTTGCGGCATTTTATGCGGGCATCCCGGTCGGGCATGTCGAAGCGGGGCTGAGGACTCACAATCCACTCAACCCCTGGCCCGAAGAAATGAACCGGCGGCTGGTCGCTCCGATCGCCCAGTGGCATTTTTGTCCGACGCCCCCAAGCCGTGCACATCTGGTCGCCGAACGGATCGACGAAGCGAAGTGTTTTGTCACGGGCAACACGGTCGTCGATGCGCTGCTGTGGATTCGCGGCAAGTTGCAGGACGCGGCGATCGACGCGTCCGATGTCGCGCGTCGGGTTGGAATCAGCGAAGCGTTTGCTGGGCAGTTTCTCGACGACGACGACAGTCGTTGGATTCTCGTCACCGGGCATCGACGCGAGTCGCATGGTCCCGGTTTCGTAAAAATGTGTGAAGGCATTCTGCGGGTTGTGACGGAGCATCCCGACGTGGGGATTTTGTTTCCTGTGCACCTGAACCCACGTGTTCGAGAGCCCGTGATGCAGTTGCTGGGGGACCACGACCGCATCGAATTGATCGAACCTGCTGGCTATCAAGACTTCGTCTGGTTGATGGATCGCTGCACGTTCCTGCTGAGCGATAGTGGCGGAGTTCAGGAAGAGGCGCCCAGCTTGGGCAAGCCGGTGCTGGTGACGCGCGAGACGACCGAGCGGCCCGAAGGGATTGTGGCGGGAACATGCCGTTTGGTTGGCACCGATCCCGATCGGATCTTTGCCGAATCGGACCTTTTGTTACGCGATGCTGGTGAATTCACGCGTCGCAGCGGATTGGAAAACCCGTATGGTGATGGTTTCGCAGCCGAGCAGATCCGACAAATTTTGGAACGTTCGTTTCGAGGAGGTTGAAATCGAATGTTGCCGGTTAAACTTGCTGAGATTCCGTCTCCTGCCCCGGCACACCGTTGACGTTGCCAAGATTGCGAACGACGATGTTTATGTGAAAGTCGGCATGCGTTTCGACAATCGATCCCCGCAATTTCCATTCGACGCGGCGGTGTTACCATCGCGACCACCGCTGCATGATTTTTACGAGATACTATGAAAATACTTGTTACCGGTGGCGCGGGGTTTATCGGATCCAATCTCGTTCGTCATTTGCTTGCCGAAACCGATCATGAAGTTATCAATCTCGATAAATTGACCTACGCGGGAAACTTGGCTTCGCTAGCCGATGTCCAACAGGACGCCCGCTATCGGTTTGTGCAAGTTGATTTGTGCGATGCACAGGCTGTCAAGACTGTCTTTGTGGAACACGATCCCGATAGCGTGATGCATCTAGCGGCGGAGAGTCATGTCGACCGGTCGATCGACTCCCCCGGCGACTTCATTCAAACGAATGTCGTCGGCACCTACCATCTGTTGCATGCCAGTCTGAACCACTACCAACAGATGGAATCGCCGCGCCGCGACGACTTCCGTTTTTTGCATGTTTCGACCGACGAGGTCTTTGGTTCGTTGAGCATGGACGATCCGGGGTTCTGTGAAACGACTCCCTACGATCCCCACTCTCCCTATTCGGCTAGCAAGGCTTCGTCCGATCACATGGCGCGCGCGTGGCACGATACCTATGGCCTGCCCGTCTTGGTCACTAATTGCTCGAACAATTATGGCCCCTACCAATTCCCCGAGAAATTGATTCCAGTTGTCATCTTGAAGTGTTTGCAAGGTGAGCTGATTCCGGTGTACGGGCGAGGCGAAAACATACGCGACTGGCTGTACGTCGAAGATCATTGTCGGGCGCTGACCCGCGTGCTACAGAAAGGCACCGTTGGGGAGACTTACAACATTGGCGGCAACAACGAACGTACGAACCTTGATCTAGTGAAGATGCTGTGCGGTCTGTTGGATGAATTGCAACCGGCGGCCGATGGCAAGCGATATGAAGAGAACATTCGGTTCGTGACCGATCGCCCCGGGCACGATCTACGTTATGCGATCGACGCGTCGAAGATCGCTCGCGAACTCGATTGGCGCCCCGCCGAAGACTTTGCCAGCGGATTTGGAAAGACCGTTCGCTGGTACTTGGAGAACGCTTCGTGGTGGCAGGACATCCTATCGGGTGATTACAGGATGGATCGACTGGGGCAGAAAGCTTGAGCCAAAGTCCCATGGGCAGGCGACGCCTCAATGCTGATTGATGCCACTCGGTTTTCTCGGTATGCTGCCTCGTTTGTTAGACGACCGTAAACACTGGATCGACGATCCCGAAGGATTGGATGAACGTATGCGGAAAGCATTGATTACTGGCATTTCGGGACAAGATGGCAGCTATTTGGCGGAGTTATTGCTTTCCAAAGGCTATGAGGTGCATGGGCTGGTTCGCCGATCCAGCAATACGGTGCGCACGCGGTTGGAACATTTGTTTGGTGATCCGACGATCTACAACCAGAAGTTGTTTTTGCACTACGCCGACATCGATGACACGACGACGATTCGGCGTCTGCTGCTGAAAATCCAGCCGAGCGAGGTCTATCATTTGGCGGGGCAGAGCCATGTGGGGGCCAGCTTTGAGATTCCCGAATCGACCTGCGAATTTACCGCGATGGGAACGCTTCGCTTGTTGGAGCTGCTTCGCGATCTGCCCGAGCGACCGCGAATGATGCAGATCAGCAGTAGTGAAATTTTTGGTCGTCCAGCCGATTCTCCTCAACATGAATCGACTCCGATGAACCCGGTCTCTCCCTACGGTGTTGCCAAAGCATTCGCAACCCAAATGATTCGCGTCTACCGCGACTCGTTTGGCTTCTTTGCTTGTAATGCGATCTGCTTTAACCACGAATCACCTCGCCGTGGCGAGAGTTTCGTGACGCGGAAGATCTCATTGGCAGCCGCTCGAATCAAACTTGGCTTGCAGAAAACGTTGACCCTCGGCAACCTCGACGCGCAGCGCGACTGGGGCTACGCACCGGAGTACGTCGAAGCCTTCTGGAAAATTTTGCAGCACGATACGCCCGACGATTATGTGATCGCGACGGGGAAGAGTCACACGTTGGGCGAATTTTTAGAAGCTGCCTTTGGGGCGGTCGACCTGGAATGGCGCGATTATGTGCAGACAGACCCGCGGTACATGCGACCGGCGGAGTCTCACCGTTTAGTGGGCAATCCCAACCACGCAATCGAAACGCTCGACTGGCAGCCGCATACCAAAGCCCCCGAACTCGCTGCGTTGATGGTCGAGCACGACCTGAACGCATTGCGTCAACACCATTGAGCCATTCCGGTTCTGCCGCGAATCACTAACCATTGTATACCACGACATTTAGCACGATGAAAAAATTACTGGTTACTGGATCCTCTGGCTTGATCGGCTCCGAAGTCTGTATGTACTTCGCCTCTGCAGGCTGGAAGATCCACGGGGTCGACAACAATCAACGCGCCGTCTTTTTTGGACCTCAAGGGGACACGCGTTGGAACCAGCAACGACTGGCGAATAAGATCGACGGATTCGAACATCACGAAGTCGATATCCGGGACCGAGAAGGCGTTCTGGCGCTGGTTCGAGAGGTTCGGCCCGATGCGATCGTGCATACCGCAGCTCAACCCAGCCATGACCGCGCCGCAGCGATCCCCTTCGACGATTTTGACACCAACGCCGTGGGGACGTTGAATCTGTTGGAAGCGACGCGACAAGCGTGTCCCGAAGCGCCGTTTGCCCACATGTCGACGAACAAGGTTTATGGCGATCGTCCCAACACGATTGCGTTGCAAGAACTGGAAACCCGCTGGGACTACGCCGACCCAGCGTATGCTGGCGGGATTCCCGAAACCTTCTCGATCGACCAATCCAAACATTCGCTTTTCGGAGCTTCGAAAGTCGCGGCCGACGTGATGGTTCAAGAGTATGGTCGCTACTTCAACATGCCCACCTGCTGTCTTCGCGGCGGTTGCTTGACCGGTCCCAATCATACGGGCGTCGAACTCCACGGTTTCCTCAGCTATCTAGTGAAGTGCAATCTGGAAGGCAAACCGTACACCGTGTTTGGGTACAAAGGTAAACAGGTTCGCGACAACATCCACAGCGAAGACGTCGCGCGATTTATCGCGGCGTTTATCGAGACGCCT from Rosistilla carotiformis includes the following:
- a CDS encoding NAD-dependent epimerase/dehydratase family protein is translated as MKKLLVTGSSGLIGSEVCMYFASAGWKIHGVDNNQRAVFFGPQGDTRWNQQRLANKIDGFEHHEVDIRDREGVLALVREVRPDAIVHTAAQPSHDRAAAIPFDDFDTNAVGTLNLLEATRQACPEAPFAHMSTNKVYGDRPNTIALQELETRWDYADPAYAGGIPETFSIDQSKHSLFGASKVAADVMVQEYGRYFNMPTCCLRGGCLTGPNHTGVELHGFLSYLVKCNLEGKPYTVFGYKGKQVRDNIHSEDVARFIAAFIETPRVAEVYNIGGGKANSCSILEAFQITERFTGRQQQYTYSDENRIGDHICYYSDLSKMRADYPSWDITVSLEETIQQIVAAWQQRPKNEG